In the genome of Photobacterium sp. TLY01, one region contains:
- the gluQRS gene encoding tRNA glutamyl-Q(34) synthetase GluQRS yields the protein MTTRSSYIGRFAPSPSGPLHFGSLVAALGSYLQARSRQGQWLVRIEDLDPPREMPGAADDILRTLAAFGLEWDGSVIYQSQRHPVYQAQIEHWLSQGDAYYCRCSRKAIKEAGGYYPGTCRHARLSAEHSAVRLKVDQAITGFHDQLHGWIAIPEALAREDFIIRRRDGLYAYNLAVVLDDIAQGVTEVVRGADLIEPTGRQIGLYHRLGHPEVSYLHLPLAVTENGNKLSKQNHAPAIDTDRPGPQLWQAMLFLGMCPPPELQDAERDEILRWGIAHWDVANLPPTTAITLNLAS from the coding sequence ATGACAACACGATCTTCATACATAGGACGCTTTGCGCCTTCACCTTCCGGCCCGCTGCACTTCGGCTCACTGGTTGCGGCTTTGGGCAGTTATTTACAGGCGCGATCCCGGCAGGGCCAATGGCTGGTCAGAATCGAGGATCTGGATCCCCCGCGAGAAATGCCCGGTGCAGCGGATGATATCCTGCGCACGCTGGCCGCTTTTGGCCTTGAATGGGACGGCAGCGTGATCTATCAGAGCCAGCGGCATCCTGTCTATCAGGCCCAGATCGAGCACTGGCTGAGTCAGGGCGACGCCTATTATTGCCGTTGCAGCCGCAAAGCGATCAAAGAAGCGGGGGGATACTACCCCGGTACCTGTCGTCATGCCAGACTGAGTGCTGAACACAGTGCGGTACGGTTAAAAGTCGACCAGGCCATCACAGGATTTCATGACCAGTTACACGGCTGGATCGCCATCCCAGAAGCGCTGGCCCGGGAAGATTTCATTATCCGCCGCCGTGACGGCCTGTATGCCTACAACCTGGCGGTCGTTTTGGATGATATCGCCCAGGGCGTGACGGAAGTGGTCAGGGGTGCCGATCTGATTGAACCGACAGGACGGCAGATCGGTCTCTATCATCGCCTGGGCCATCCCGAGGTCAGCTATTTACATCTGCCGCTTGCCGTGACGGAAAACGGCAATAAACTGTCCAAACAAAATCACGCGCCGGCTATCGACACGGATCGGCCGGGTCCACAGCTGTGGCAGGCAATGCTGTTTCTGGGCATGTGCCCGCCACCAGAATTACAGGACGCAGAACGCGACGAAATTCTTCGTTGGGGGATCGCACATTGGGATGTCGCGAACCTGCCGCCAACAACAGCGATCACGCTGAACCTAGCATCTTAA
- a CDS encoding TetR/AcrR family transcriptional regulator — MDTIVKKTRTRLSPEKRKQQLLKCALEVFARRGIGRAGHADIADMANVSVATVFNYFPTREALVEQVLSQVERNFNELLNLCLGEEHDTLHSHLSCITGYMIDAVIEQQDWLKVWFEWSTSVRTETWPQFLDANRPNLKQLTNIFEQGKQDGQLSTDITSYDLTWLLHGLCYVLYLRANIEPDKNSMQTQADAYISLMFPQA, encoded by the coding sequence ATGGACACCATAGTTAAAAAAACGAGGACGCGTCTCTCACCTGAGAAACGAAAACAACAACTTCTCAAGTGTGCGCTGGAAGTGTTTGCCCGCCGCGGCATAGGACGAGCAGGACATGCCGACATTGCTGATATGGCCAATGTCTCCGTGGCAACGGTCTTCAATTATTTTCCGACCCGTGAAGCGCTTGTCGAACAAGTTCTGTCACAGGTAGAAAGAAATTTTAATGAACTGCTGAATCTGTGTCTGGGAGAAGAGCACGATACCCTGCATAGTCATTTGAGCTGCATCACCGGCTATATGATAGATGCGGTTATCGAACAGCAAGACTGGTTAAAGGTCTGGTTTGAGTGGAGTACTTCTGTCAGGACAGAAACCTGGCCGCAGTTTCTTGATGCAAACCGTCCGAACCTGAAACAGCTGACAAACATCTTCGAGCAAGGCAAGCAGGATGGTCAGCTCAGTACGGATATCACCTCTTATGATCTGACCTGGCTGCTTCATGGTTTATGTTATGTGCTGTATTTGCGCGCCAACATTGAACCAGACAAAAACAGCATGCAAACACAGGCCGACGCTTACATCAGCCTAATGTTCCCGCAGGCATAA
- the panB gene encoding 3-methyl-2-oxobutanoate hydroxymethyltransferase, whose translation MKKITINDLMKWKQEGRKFASLTSYDASFAQLFEQQEVPVLLVGDSLGMVLQGQTDTLPVTIDEMAYHTRCVRAGSPNALLLADLPFMTYGTPEQACDNAAKLMRAGANMVKLEGGSWLAETVRTLTERAIPVCAHLGLTPQSVNIFGGYKVQGRDKERADQMLADAITLQNAGAQIVVLECVPASLAKRITEALEIPVIGIGAGNVTDGQILVMHDMFGISANYIPRFSKNYLAQTGDIRKAVAQYLKEVEAGTFPGPEHTFE comes from the coding sequence ATGAAGAAAATCACCATTAACGACCTGATGAAGTGGAAGCAGGAAGGTCGTAAATTTGCCTCACTCACATCTTATGACGCGAGTTTTGCCCAACTGTTTGAGCAACAGGAAGTGCCTGTCCTTCTGGTCGGCGATTCCCTGGGTATGGTTCTGCAAGGGCAGACGGATACCCTGCCGGTCACGATTGATGAAATGGCCTATCACACCCGCTGTGTGCGTGCCGGCAGCCCGAACGCCCTGCTTCTGGCGGACTTGCCTTTCATGACCTACGGCACACCAGAACAAGCTTGCGACAATGCTGCCAAGCTGATGCGCGCCGGTGCCAATATGGTCAAACTGGAAGGGGGCAGCTGGCTGGCAGAGACTGTCAGAACCCTGACCGAACGTGCCATCCCTGTGTGCGCCCATCTGGGCCTGACACCACAATCGGTCAACATCTTTGGCGGTTACAAAGTCCAGGGACGCGATAAAGAACGCGCTGACCAGATGCTGGCCGATGCCATCACGCTGCAAAATGCAGGCGCGCAAATTGTCGTGCTGGAGTGTGTACCCGCCTCTCTGGCCAAACGTATCACCGAAGCATTAGAGATTCCTGTGATCGGCATCGGTGCCGGTAACGTGACTGACGGCCAGATTTTAGTGATGCACGACATGTTCGGCATTTCTGCCAACTATATACCGCGTTTCTCTAAGAACTATCTTGCGCAGACTGGCGATATCCGCAAAGCGGTAGCACAGTATCTGAAAGAAGTGGAAGCGGGAACATTCCCGGGTCCAGAGCATACCTTTGAGTAA
- the dksA gene encoding RNA polymerase-binding protein DksA produces the protein MPESKVKKSLGILAIAGVDPYQEKAGEEYMGEAQLEHFRKILEAWRNQLREEVDRTVNHMQDEAANFPDPVDRAAQEEEFSLELRNRDRERKLIKKIEKTLQRIEDDDFGFCDSCGVEIGIRRLEARPTADLCIDCKTLAEIKEKQMAG, from the coding sequence ATGCCAGAGAGCAAGGTTAAAAAATCGTTAGGCATCCTGGCTATTGCTGGGGTTGACCCGTATCAGGAAAAAGCCGGCGAAGAATATATGGGTGAAGCGCAGCTAGAGCACTTCCGCAAAATTCTTGAAGCCTGGCGCAACCAATTGCGCGAAGAAGTTGACCGTACCGTTAACCATATGCAGGACGAAGCGGCGAACTTTCCGGACCCGGTTGACCGTGCAGCACAGGAAGAAGAATTCAGCCTGGAACTGCGTAACCGAGATCGTGAGCGTAAACTGATCAAGAAAATCGAAAAAACGCTGCAACGTATTGAAGATGACGATTTTGGTTTCTGTGATTCCTGTGGCGTGGAAATTGGTATTCGCCGCCTGGAAGCCCGTCCGACAGCCGACCTGTGTATCGACTGTAAGACACTGGCAGAGATCAAAGAAAAACAAATGGCTGGCTAA
- the panC gene encoding pantoate--beta-alanine ligase, which yields MQTFADISPVREQVRAWRREGRRIAFVPTMGNLHQGHLTLVRKAREQADVVVVSIFVNPMQFDKADDLNNYPRTLEDDLAKLNGEGVELVFTPTPDIIYPNGMDRQTFVEVPGLSHMLEGALRPSHFRGVSTIVTKLFNIVQPDVACFGEKDYQQLALIRQMVSDLAMPIEIIGVPTVREMDGLAMSSRNGYLTVDERQRAPVLAKTMRWISSQIRGGRRDFDEVVLDANDQLRAAGLEPDEIYIRDARTLQVVGEETTQAVILMSAFLGKARLIDNQVIELASVSAETTH from the coding sequence ATGCAGACTTTTGCTGATATTTCCCCTGTTCGTGAACAGGTTCGGGCCTGGCGCCGTGAAGGCCGCCGTATTGCCTTTGTTCCGACCATGGGAAATCTGCATCAGGGGCACCTGACTCTGGTTCGCAAAGCACGCGAACAAGCCGATGTCGTTGTGGTCAGTATCTTCGTGAACCCGATGCAATTTGATAAAGCTGACGATCTGAACAACTATCCCCGTACTCTGGAAGATGATCTGGCCAAATTAAATGGTGAGGGTGTTGAACTGGTCTTCACTCCAACACCGGATATCATTTATCCCAATGGCATGGATCGGCAGACCTTTGTCGAAGTGCCTGGCCTGTCTCACATGCTGGAAGGTGCCTTGCGCCCGAGCCATTTTCGTGGCGTCTCCACCATAGTGACCAAGCTGTTTAATATCGTGCAGCCCGATGTGGCCTGCTTTGGTGAAAAAGACTACCAGCAGCTGGCGTTGATCCGTCAAATGGTCAGCGATCTCGCGATGCCGATTGAGATCATTGGTGTCCCGACAGTGCGTGAAATGGATGGCCTGGCAATGAGTTCACGAAATGGATACCTCACCGTCGATGAGCGTCAGCGCGCACCGGTACTGGCCAAAACCATGCGCTGGATCAGCAGCCAGATCCGCGGCGGCCGCCGTGACTTTGATGAGGTCGTGCTGGATGCCAATGATCAGTTGCGTGCCGCAGGTCTGGAGCCGGATGAAATTTACATCCGCGATGCCCGCACCTTGCAGGTTGTCGGCGAAGAGACCACACAGGCAGTGATCCTGATGTCCGCTTTCCTCGGCAAAGCGCGTCTGATTGATAATCAGGTCATCGAGCTGGCTTCTGTCTCAGCAGAGACCACCCATTAA
- a CDS encoding ABC transporter ATP-binding protein, producing MSHALSVHNLTCRYNGHAVLENLSLVVEDNEIICLLGASGCGKTTLLKAIAGLLPQEQGELRINGRTVVDAVTWVPPENRHIGMIFQDYALFPHLTVAENIAFGLRDWEKNSAQTKVEEMLSLVRLENLGQRYPHQLSGGQQQRVAIARALACEPDLILLDEPFSNIDTQVRHGLIREIRRIFKAQGVTAIFVTHSREEAFAFADKLAVMHNGVIEQFGTAAELYYQPCSRFVADFLGAGSYLPATVGHDELLTPFGRIELAKAVIFGEGKHVEWLVRPQNLKLTPAEDGEGVILEQQFMGDSCRYTVDYEGHHLIVNTPMILQTGQRVSVELDLYQPRILAAAS from the coding sequence ATGAGTCATGCGTTATCTGTCCATAATCTGACCTGTCGTTATAACGGTCACGCCGTACTGGAAAATCTGTCTCTGGTGGTGGAAGACAATGAAATCATCTGTTTGTTAGGGGCCAGCGGCTGCGGGAAAACAACCTTGCTCAAAGCTATTGCCGGTTTATTACCCCAAGAGCAGGGGGAGTTGCGGATCAATGGCCGGACAGTGGTGGATGCCGTGACCTGGGTGCCACCGGAAAATCGTCATATAGGGATGATTTTCCAGGATTATGCGTTGTTTCCCCATCTGACGGTGGCGGAGAATATCGCCTTTGGTCTGCGGGACTGGGAAAAAAACAGTGCGCAAACCAAAGTAGAAGAAATGCTGTCGCTGGTCAGGCTGGAAAACCTTGGTCAGCGTTACCCGCATCAGTTATCCGGGGGGCAACAACAGCGTGTGGCGATTGCGCGGGCCCTGGCGTGCGAGCCGGATCTGATCTTGCTGGATGAACCGTTTTCGAATATTGATACTCAGGTGCGCCATGGTCTGATTCGGGAAATACGGCGAATCTTCAAGGCGCAGGGGGTCACGGCTATCTTTGTGACGCACAGCCGGGAGGAAGCCTTTGCTTTCGCAGATAAGCTGGCAGTGATGCACAATGGTGTAATCGAACAGTTTGGTACCGCAGCGGAGCTTTACTATCAGCCCTGCAGCCGCTTTGTCGCCGATTTTCTGGGCGCGGGGTCTTATCTGCCGGCCACTGTCGGGCATGATGAATTATTGACGCCGTTTGGCCGTATTGAGCTGGCTAAAGCCGTGATCTTTGGCGAAGGCAAGCATGTTGAGTGGCTTGTCAGGCCACAAAATCTGAAGCTGACACCAGCGGAAGACGGGGAAGGAGTGATCCTGGAGCAGCAATTTATGGGAGACAGTTGCCGCTACACTGTGGACTATGAGGGGCACCACTTAATCGTGAATACCCCCATGATCCTGCAAACCGGTCAGCGCGTATCCGTAGAGCTGGATTTATACCAGCCCAGGATACTTGCTGCTGCCAGTTAA
- the sfsA gene encoding DNA/RNA nuclease SfsA → MNYTPSLQPATLIQRYKRFLADVALPDGSITTIHCANTGAMTGCAEPGATIWYSTSDNPKRKYAHSWELTQTQDGHWICINTARANQIVVEALKNNHIPELSGYASLRTEVKYGTENSRVDIVLDDPLLPSCFIEVKSVTLLEENGHGYFPDTVTTRGQKHLRELAEVAATGQRAVLFFAVLHSGIENVAAAHHIDPVYDELLEQAEKAGVEVLCYRADISPTALTLSQRIEFAQ, encoded by the coding sequence ATGAATTACACACCTTCCCTGCAGCCAGCCACGCTCATTCAACGCTATAAACGCTTTCTGGCCGATGTCGCTTTACCCGACGGCAGTATCACCACGATCCACTGTGCCAACACGGGTGCCATGACAGGGTGCGCCGAGCCCGGCGCCACTATCTGGTATTCCACCTCAGACAACCCGAAGCGGAAATACGCCCACAGTTGGGAATTAACACAAACTCAAGACGGACACTGGATTTGCATCAATACCGCCAGAGCGAATCAAATTGTGGTCGAAGCACTCAAAAATAACCACATTCCGGAATTATCCGGCTATGCTTCATTGCGCACTGAAGTGAAGTATGGTACTGAAAACAGCCGGGTAGATATTGTTCTGGATGATCCCTTACTGCCATCTTGTTTCATCGAAGTCAAAAGTGTCACTTTGCTGGAAGAGAATGGGCATGGGTATTTCCCGGATACAGTAACCACCCGAGGGCAAAAGCATTTAAGGGAGCTGGCAGAGGTCGCAGCCACAGGCCAGCGCGCTGTGTTATTTTTCGCCGTCCTGCATTCCGGGATTGAAAATGTCGCCGCAGCGCACCATATAGACCCGGTCTATGATGAGTTACTGGAGCAGGCAGAAAAAGCAGGTGTGGAAGTCCTCTGTTACCGCGCAGACATCAGCCCGACGGCTTTAACGTTAAGCCAGCGGATAGAATTTGCTCAGTAA
- the pcnB gene encoding polynucleotide adenylyltransferase PcnB has translation MTREQKALGNKEPSLQVYQREEHGISRKDISENALKVLYRLNKAGFDAYLVGGGVRDLLLDKEPKDFDIATNATPEEIKALFRNCRLIGRRFRLAHILFGRDVIEVATFRGHHDAGTVKMPAGKQAIASRNHEGMLLRDNVYGTIDEDAERRDFSINALYYSIKDFTVTDYANGVVDLQNRLIRLIGDPETRYREDPVRMLRAVRFAVKLDMQIEANTAAPILELSTLLKDIPAARLFEESLKLLQAGKGLETYKMLREYNLFQQLFPILAEHFTEDHSSQTEQMIEHILAATDDRIAEGKRVNPAFMFAAMLWYPMNVRAEEIASTSGLSDYDAFMIAANDILDDQVKNIAIPRRLTTTVRDIWQQQHRFSRRFGKRAFAMLEHPKFRAAYDFLEMRGQFEGQDVAELATWWHKFQFAGRDERNKMVQELGGGHQRRRRRPQRRKKPQAKSAS, from the coding sequence TTGACCAGAGAGCAAAAAGCTCTGGGTAACAAGGAGCCAAGCTTGCAAGTTTATCAACGCGAGGAGCACGGTATCTCCCGCAAAGACATCAGTGAAAATGCACTGAAGGTACTCTATCGCCTCAATAAAGCCGGTTTTGACGCCTATTTGGTCGGCGGTGGTGTTCGGGATTTGCTGCTGGACAAAGAACCCAAAGATTTTGATATTGCGACCAATGCAACGCCGGAAGAAATCAAGGCGCTGTTCCGCAATTGCCGCCTGATCGGCCGACGTTTCCGTCTTGCCCATATTTTATTTGGCCGTGATGTGATTGAAGTCGCCACGTTCCGCGGCCACCATGATGCTGGCACAGTCAAGATGCCAGCCGGCAAGCAAGCCATTGCTTCGCGCAATCATGAAGGCATGCTGCTGCGTGACAATGTCTACGGCACGATCGATGAAGATGCAGAGCGACGCGATTTCTCAATTAATGCACTGTATTACAGCATCAAAGACTTCACCGTCACTGATTATGCGAACGGTGTCGTCGATCTGCAAAACCGCCTGATCCGCCTGATTGGCGATCCGGAAACCCGCTACCGCGAAGATCCGGTACGCATGCTGCGTGCCGTGCGTTTTGCCGTCAAACTGGACATGCAGATTGAAGCAAACACGGCAGCCCCGATTCTGGAACTCTCGACCCTGCTGAAAGACATTCCAGCAGCACGCCTGTTTGAAGAGAGCCTCAAACTGCTGCAGGCCGGTAAAGGGCTGGAAACTTACAAAATGCTGCGCGAATACAACCTGTTCCAGCAGCTGTTTCCGATTCTGGCCGAACACTTTACCGAAGATCACAGCAGCCAGACCGAGCAGATGATCGAGCACATTCTGGCGGCCACTGATGACAGAATCGCAGAAGGGAAACGCGTCAATCCTGCGTTTATGTTTGCGGCTATGCTCTGGTATCCCATGAATGTCCGGGCAGAAGAAATTGCCAGCACCAGCGGCCTGAGCGACTATGACGCCTTCATGATCGCCGCCAATGACATTTTGGATGATCAGGTCAAAAACATTGCCATCCCACGCCGTCTGACCACAACAGTGCGTGATATCTGGCAACAACAACACAGATTCAGCCGACGTTTCGGTAAACGCGCCTTTGCGATGCTGGAACACCCTAAATTCCGGGCTGCCTACGATTTTCTCGAAATGCGTGGCCAGTTTGAAGGACAAGACGTAGCTGAGCTGGCAACCTGGTGGCACAAGTTCCAGTTCGCCGGCCGTGATGAACGCAATAAGATGGTGCAAGAACTGGGTGGCGGTCATCAGCGTCGCCGCCGCCGTCCGCAACGCCGGAAGAAACCACAGGCGAAATCGGCATCATGA
- a CDS encoding ABC transporter permease, with protein MRYQYWIAFQSLISKEVNRFARIWVQTLVPPAITMTLYFIIFGSLIGSRIGEMGGFTYMEYIVPGLIMMSVITNSYSNVASSFFSAKFQHNIEELLVAPVPNFVIIAGYIGGGVLRGLGVGVIVTAVSLLFVDLQIAHLGVIIATVMMTSIVFSLGGLINAVFAKTFDDISIIPTFVLTPLTYLGGVFYSLNLLPEFWQWVSKLNPIVYMVNAFRYGFLGVSDVGIGTAFSVLLAFVVALYALAHYLISKGIGLRS; from the coding sequence ATGAGATACCAGTATTGGATTGCTTTTCAAAGCTTAATCAGTAAAGAAGTGAACCGTTTTGCCCGTATCTGGGTACAGACGCTGGTGCCGCCGGCCATCACTATGACCTTATATTTCATTATTTTCGGCAGCCTGATCGGCAGCCGGATTGGTGAAATGGGCGGTTTTACCTATATGGAATATATCGTGCCCGGTTTGATCATGATGTCCGTGATTACAAACTCTTATTCGAATGTCGCGTCCTCTTTCTTTAGTGCCAAGTTTCAGCACAACATTGAAGAGTTGCTGGTTGCACCTGTGCCCAACTTTGTCATTATCGCCGGCTATATCGGCGGTGGTGTGTTGCGCGGATTGGGGGTTGGTGTGATCGTGACAGCGGTGTCGCTGCTGTTCGTCGATTTGCAGATCGCGCATCTGGGGGTCATTATTGCCACTGTGATGATGACCTCCATTGTTTTCTCTCTGGGTGGATTGATCAACGCGGTGTTCGCCAAAACCTTTGATGACATCAGTATCATTCCCACCTTCGTGCTGACGCCTTTGACGTATTTAGGCGGGGTGTTTTATTCCCTCAATCTGTTGCCCGAGTTCTGGCAGTGGGTGTCCAAGCTCAATCCTATCGTGTACATGGTCAATGCCTTTCGTTATGGCTTCCTCGGGGTCTCTGATGTCGGTATCGGCACCGCCTTTAGCGTGCTGCTGGCCTTTGTGGTTGCTTTGTACGCTCTGGCCCATTATCTCATCTCGAAAGGGATAGGTTTGCGTTCCTGA
- the can gene encoding carbonate dehydratase: protein MAEIKQLFANNFSWSEKIKAENPEFFSHLAKAQHPEYLWIGCSDSRVPAERLTGLDSGELFVHRNVANQVIHTDLNCLSVVQYAVDVLKVKHIIICGHYGCGGVAASIDNPQLGLINNWLLHIRDLYLKHRSDLGVLPREAWADKLCEINVASQVYNLGNSTIMQQAWERGQKVKIHGWVYGIGDGKLADLGVTATSRESLEVSFQNAMATILPKE from the coding sequence ATGGCAGAAATTAAACAGCTCTTTGCAAATAACTTTTCCTGGTCGGAAAAGATCAAAGCAGAAAACCCGGAATTCTTTTCACATCTCGCAAAAGCGCAGCACCCCGAATACCTTTGGATCGGCTGCTCAGATAGCCGGGTTCCGGCAGAACGTCTGACGGGCCTGGATTCAGGCGAGCTCTTCGTCCACAGAAACGTCGCCAATCAGGTCATCCATACCGATCTGAACTGCCTGTCTGTCGTGCAGTATGCTGTCGATGTGCTGAAGGTCAAACACATCATTATCTGCGGCCACTACGGCTGTGGCGGTGTGGCAGCATCAATTGATAACCCGCAACTGGGTTTGATCAATAACTGGCTGCTTCACATTCGCGACCTGTACCTCAAGCACCGCAGTGATCTGGGGGTTCTGCCCCGTGAAGCCTGGGCCGATAAGCTCTGTGAAATCAACGTCGCTTCGCAAGTATACAACTTGGGCAACTCCACCATCATGCAACAAGCCTGGGAACGTGGCCAGAAAGTGAAAATTCACGGCTGGGTGTACGGGATTGGTGATGGCAAGCTGGCTGATTTAGGCGTGACTGCCACCAGCCGGGAATCTCTGGAAGTTTCTTTCCAGAATGCCATGGCAACGATTTTACCCAAAGAATAA
- the hpt gene encoding hypoxanthine phosphoribosyltransferase → MKHTIEVMISEQDVQARIKELGEQITAYYQGSENLVMVGLLRGSFVFMADLARAIELPHEVDFMTASSYGNAMESSRDVRILKDLDDEIEGKDVLLVEDIIDTGNTLNKVREILALRNPNSIRICTLLDKPERREVAVDAEWIGFEIPDEFVVGVGIDYAQKYRHLRFIGKVIPLED, encoded by the coding sequence ATGAAGCATACCATTGAAGTCATGATTTCTGAGCAGGATGTTCAGGCAAGGATTAAAGAGCTCGGAGAGCAGATCACCGCCTATTATCAGGGCTCAGAAAACCTTGTCATGGTGGGATTGCTGCGAGGTTCCTTTGTTTTTATGGCTGACCTGGCCCGTGCGATTGAACTGCCGCACGAAGTGGATTTTATGACAGCGTCCAGTTACGGAAACGCGATGGAAAGCAGCCGTGATGTACGGATTCTGAAAGATCTGGATGATGAAATCGAAGGTAAAGATGTCCTGTTGGTTGAAGATATTATTGATACCGGCAATACGCTGAATAAGGTCCGGGAAATTCTGGCCCTGCGTAATCCGAACTCAATCCGCATCTGTACTTTGCTGGATAAGCCTGAGCGCCGTGAAGTTGCCGTGGATGCCGAGTGGATTGGCTTTGAAATTCCGGATGAATTTGTGGTCGGTGTTGGTATCGATTATGCGCAGAAGTACCGTCACCTGCGGTTTATCGGAAAAGTGATTCCGCTGGAAGACTGA
- a CDS encoding ABC transporter ATP-binding protein, protein MNALEITDLNKVYPGVQALKDMSLTVEEGDFFALLGPNGAGKSTTIGVISSLVNKTSGQVKVFGYDIDKQLVEAKNQLGLVPQEFNFNQFETVEQIVINQAGFYGVPKALAKERAKKYLTQLDLWNKRNERARSLSGGMKRRLMIARALMHEPKLLILDEPTAGVDIELRRSMWTFLREINRQGVTIILTTHYLEEAEMLCRNIGIINHGELIEHTSMKSLLAKLEVETFILDVALNGSQPELNGVTWKMPDNHTLEIDIHKGTALNAVFSQLSAQGIDVLSMRNKANRLEELFVTLVAQSKGEQSA, encoded by the coding sequence ATGAATGCATTAGAAATTACTGATTTAAACAAGGTCTATCCAGGGGTACAGGCCCTGAAGGATATGAGCCTGACCGTCGAAGAAGGGGACTTTTTCGCGCTGCTGGGGCCGAATGGTGCCGGTAAATCGACCACGATTGGTGTGATCAGCTCCCTGGTGAATAAAACGTCCGGACAGGTGAAAGTGTTTGGCTATGACATCGACAAGCAGCTGGTTGAAGCGAAAAATCAGCTCGGTCTGGTGCCGCAGGAGTTTAACTTCAACCAGTTCGAGACTGTCGAGCAGATCGTGATCAATCAGGCCGGTTTTTATGGCGTCCCCAAGGCGCTGGCCAAAGAGCGGGCAAAGAAGTACCTGACCCAGCTGGATCTGTGGAATAAGCGCAATGAGCGTGCCCGGAGTTTGTCTGGCGGGATGAAGCGGCGCCTGATGATCGCCCGGGCCCTGATGCACGAGCCGAAGCTGCTGATTCTCGATGAGCCGACCGCAGGGGTGGATATTGAGCTGCGCCGCTCAATGTGGACTTTTCTGCGAGAAATTAATCGCCAGGGCGTCACGATTATTCTGACCACGCATTATCTGGAAGAAGCCGAAATGCTGTGTCGTAATATCGGTATCATTAATCACGGCGAGCTGATTGAACACACCAGTATGAAATCGCTGCTGGCCAAGCTGGAAGTGGAAACCTTCATTCTTGATGTTGCCCTCAATGGCAGTCAGCCCGAACTCAATGGTGTGACCTGGAAAATGCCCGATAACCACACCCTGGAAATCGATATCCATAAAGGGACGGCTCTCAACGCTGTGTTCAGCCAGCTGAGTGCCCAGGGAATTGATGTACTGTCTATGCGTAATAAAGCTAACCGTCTTGAGGAGTTATTCGTGACGCTTGTTGCCCAGAGCAAAGGAGAGCAGTCCGCATGA
- the folK gene encoding 2-amino-4-hydroxy-6-hydroxymethyldihydropteridine diphosphokinase, translated as MIRAYIAIGSNLNDPVDQAYQAMAALRQTSKLTVVAESSLYCSSPMGPQDQPDYINAVVAVDTELAPLALLDLTQQIEQQHGRVRKAERWGPRTLDLDILLYGDLQHSCERLTIPHYGMKAREFVLYPLAEIAPELVLPDGTALTDLLPEVDRNGLRVWSS; from the coding sequence ATGATTCGTGCCTATATTGCCATTGGCAGCAATCTCAACGATCCGGTCGATCAGGCTTATCAGGCGATGGCGGCATTGCGTCAGACCAGCAAACTGACCGTCGTCGCCGAATCCTCCTTGTACTGCAGTAGCCCTATGGGACCGCAGGACCAGCCCGATTACATCAATGCTGTGGTTGCCGTTGACACTGAACTGGCACCACTGGCGCTGCTCGATCTGACTCAGCAGATTGAACAGCAGCATGGAAGAGTCCGCAAAGCAGAACGCTGGGGGCCGCGCACGCTGGATTTGGATATCCTGCTTTATGGCGATTTGCAGCACAGCTGTGAACGTTTAACCATTCCGCACTATGGCATGAAAGCCCGTGAGTTTGTGCTTTATCCACTGGCTGAAATTGCCCCTGAACTCGTCCTGCCTGACGGTACAGCGCTGACAGATCTGCTACCTGAGGTGGACCGTAACGGCCTGCGTGTGTGGTCATCCTGA